tacatgcagacacacacaccatgcacacAGTCCTGCCAGTCGATGTTATCGTTACCAGTCCGGAGTCTGGATCAATCTAATGGCCAGCCAGATTGGTCGCAGAGGGGAGCCAGGCTCTGTCGGTTGTGATCCAATTCTCCTGGAGTTGTTGGCAAGACGAACCCAAAGTTCCATGGCAAAGCACACTGTTCTTATAGTCCTTTCTTTTCATTGgagtctatggattttgctgtgtcctTTTCTGTGCAGTTACTCTTTAATTGGAGTTAACTTTTGATGGCTTCTTCCATTCCAAAACGCCTCCAGAAGGGTCATCCTGACCTGGTTTAGATTTAATCAATTATCTTGTGTTTAAGGGTGCTAGCCTTCACATTAGGGTCGCCAATCTGCCCTTCCTCAATCATGGATGAGCGTTGATGGTTCTCTGGCGTTGATAAGTCTCATTAAGTCTCTTCACTCCCCCTCCTTTGACCATCTGGCTtcaacaatggccttcacaccttatctcttcctgatgcatgcattcctcattcacccAAACAGTTCTTTACAGAGACCTTCAAAAGGTAACAAATAGCAATGTTTTATGTTGAACAAGAAAGACATTGTAAATTAGACATTACTAAATCTTGTAACTATTTTTTGTCACACGGGGGCCTGGGCCTCCAATATTTCTCTAATCTAACTAACATAGTCAGAAACACGATCCTGTCTGTTACTTATAAGGtatgaataaaaagaaaatggctAATACTGGTATCCACTATTCTATTCATTTAGTCTAATACCTTAATTCTTACAATCAACCATACAATGTATACAGCCAAAAGATAATCAATTATAAAGCACAGTACCCACAGTACAACAGAAATACCTACCAGTAAGGAAGCAACTACAGATAGAGGGAGTAAAGGTGCATTGCAAGACTCTCAATGGTAGATCATTGTTCACACTTAGAAGAGAAGATGTTTCACCCAAGAGTTCACCCGAAAATcatcaaaacaaaactgaaaaaatgccAAAATGAGCCTCTCTAAGAGTTACTCTCAGATTAGTGATGTATCTGGAAGTGTCCAGTATGGTTTAGGTGATACAGGTTAGTTTTGAGAACGAGTAGCCAAACTGTTGGGGTTCATTTCTGACTCTGCCAGTCAATCCCTGTCTAACTTTTACCTGAATGTGCCTCCCTTTATCTCCATGGCAAACTGGTAGAAATGTAACTTTCAGGGTGGGTTGTCTGAGGCTTCCTCCGATCTGagcatttcaaagcacttcacaaacactcATCAGGAGTTAAACAGCCAAAGAGATGAATtactgaagtagtaataacatttTACTAGGATTAGATGTTCCAGCACTGAAGACCAGAAGGAAGGTGAAGGACCAATGAGAAATCAGGGATCTTGACTGACTGTCCCCAGAACCAATGATGAGAGCCCAACACGGCCTACCAGCCTGATTGACAAGGtaggcaggccaatgagggagtcaggagcccggggtcccgtcctccgtgtgagctggagctgcctCAGCCAGCGCGGGCCCAgctaaggggagagcagcagccagagctgagcGGAGCGGAGCCGCAGCAGCctgaggggccagaggagcagcccagagagcagagctgagctggaggcagagccgcagccaggctggggcagagtggggctggggctggggctggggctggggctgtccggagccgggtgcggtgagcagctgggtgagtgggggggaccctgggcagagggtccagcacagggagacgccacCAGCCAAGATGGGGATCATGACACTGACGGGGgcctgatgctgggaagaagggtcctgccacctggagcctgaggGCGTGTGGGAagcgccagagcaagtgtccgacccgcagcgtccctgcagcacggccagggactgggcagggggaacagactgtgaactgccctgacactgCAGAGACGGCTGTGTGTGGTGTCCCTCAGCCCACAGGGTGGGGTGTCTTGTTCCTTTAACCTGTCTAATttattccttatttatttattagttgctgtttaataaattgtttttGCTTTGAACTATATGTGGTGATCAGTGAAGGATCTGGTGTGAAGAGAGCAgcaggagtggggacaccctaccCCTGTCCTAAGTGTCCATGACAAGACTGCGAGTCAAGAacctcaggaatcctgggcccagccttttCAGGGTTACAAGGtttctgccacacaggagagtggaaggggagccctcgagGTCACAGCCTctaggtaaaggaagtgggatCGAGGACTCAAATTCTTGGCTAGCTAATTCCACTGGGGGAGTGAATAAGCTAGGAAAGTTCCCCATGATCATAGACCATTAGGGTTGaaagggaactcaggagatcatctagtccaaccccttgctcaaagaagTACCAATCCCCAAAtacccccctcaaggattgaactcataacccagggtttagcagggcaatgctcaaatcactgagctatccatcctgCCCCACACACATAATAGTGgcaccaacctccctccccacagaggTTACATCCTAACAAGGAAACTAGTGTAGTACCTGTatgtgaatgcttacgggaagagggtaggtttagaagagaaaataaggaaagagcaagtaaaaaatctagacagtatttggtcctgccatgagggcagaggactggactcaatgacctctcgaggtcccttccagtcctagagtctatgagtctatgagtctatgtaaaaggataaaggGAGACAAATCAGTCATCAGGAATGGTAatgtacaaaagccagtaggagaacacttcagtcttcctggacactcaataacagacttaaatgtaaccattcttcaacaaaagcaattttccttctcttggtattgacacctcctcatcacttcttgggagtggactacatctgccctgactgaattggctttcaacactggttctccacttgtaaggttactccattctcttcatgtgccaatatatatttatgcctgaatCTGAaaatttcactccatgcatctgacgaagtgggtttttgacctacaaaagcttatgcccaaataaatattttagtctttaaggtgccaccagactcctcgttgtttttgtggatacagactaacactgctacccctgtGATATAATGATCCTTAGtttaatttaatgacaagccttttgttatATTAATcatcctgcctctgtttataaacaaccCCCCCATCCCAAGGGTAGAAGCTGAGAGCAGCACAGAACTTCTCACATTCCACTCTCAAGCTCTGTCTGGGACCAGGGCTTGCGATATGAGAAGACCTCTGGTACAAAacttggggtgggtggggggaggcaggaacCACTATGGGTTGTGGTCCCCTTTTTGTTCCAGCCCGGCCCACTGCCTCTCCTCTAACCCATAAGATTCCGCCCTCAGTCAAGACCAGAAGTGGGAGTCGCTTCAGGGTGAGAGCTGCACGGGCAGCGGTGGGGAACAGCGGATGGTCCACCAGCCATGTGTAGGGGGCCCAGGAAtcagggacatgggctgggggcttCTCTAGGGCCCCTCTGCCCtggcaggtggaggggcctgggctccctggcttGGCTCCAGCTTCGGTTTGGccggggggcagggctttgggggaagaggaggggcaggagtgggccCATGGAGGGGTGGGACCTCGTGGCCCTCCCACTAATAGGAAGAATCCATCATCCTTGGTCTACAGTTAACATTGCATTAAGTATGTGATCTCGTggccacttttcttttctttatgaaAACCTGGGGCACTGTCCTGCAAAGACTCCCAATGCAAAATGTATGATTGGTCTTCTTAAAACTAAAGGGAAAATGTACATGAAGTGAAAATCTGTCTCTAAGTCTTTGCAGGAAAAGACTCTATCTACCCAGGGCTCCGAAAATTGCAACTAGAGAAGTGCCCGGAGCTGCTGGCTACATAGGGAGGAATTTCATTCAACACGATTTTTAAGCAAGGAGGGAGGAACAAGGAGAACCAGAAGACTGATATTATGATGCAGCAGAGTTTTTAATACAAATGAAATTGGCAGTACACAGTTACAGGAAGAAATACTACAGAGCAGAAAGAATGTATTTCCAGTGTTTCAAGAAGGGCTATGACCGATTACACGCCACAGTGGGGCACATTTCATGTTCTGTTTGCTTTGGTGGAGCTGCAGAGATCGACAAACAAGTCTCCTTTGTAACCATTTTAAGTTCCTTGTTTTACCCCAGTCTGTGGGAAATgagacaaagcaaaataaaagcagaggACTATGCAGCTTCTCCATTAGCCCATAGCTAAAGTCAAAGTGAGGTGCTAAAAGTACTTATTGATGGAAAGGAAAGAACATGTGGGGCCTAATTCTCCTTGACAGCAAGGTCTCTTTTTCCTGTCAAGGGACTTAAAGTTACAATAAATGTAAATGATACCTATCTTAAGGTTGCTGTTCCCTTCATACTGTGGGATCCCTGTAAACAGCCTGCAAATAAAAGAATCAGCACATGGCTGGGAAAACATTAACAGAAAGAGTCACAAAGCGTAACATTAGAAAGGCAGCACGGCTGTGagtccaaggtgctgagcacacacagctcccactgagttcagctggagccctggttgcccagcacttctgaaagccatgcTCAAAAGCTCAGGGTTGAAGATGTATCTTGctgttcatttcctggttcttcctTCTTCCATGGATGTTCCTGCTGAGTTTAACATGGGCCACAATATCCACCAAGATACCTGCGGCCATATCCCCTGTATCCCCATAATCCCCCATATCCATAAAGGCCTGGGTAACCGCAGTGTCCTCCATAGCCCAATAATCTCCCATAATGCTAAGGGCCCCTGTATCCACCTAATCTCCCTAAACCTCCATAATGGCCTCCATAGCCATACAATCCTCCCAAACCGAATGAGCCCCCCAAACCGGCTCCCACCACAAGTGCTCCTACAGCTGCCACTTCGCTTTGTTGTGGGAAATTGCTGAGAATTTATTCGGGGAGGGTCACAACAACCGGTGAGGGTCTGATCACCACTTCGGAGTCAGGGCGGTGCCTAACGCACGGCTCGTTGGAGCTGCCAGTAACTGGACTAGGCCGGGCCACCCTGCATTCTGgatagcacaggctggagaaaGTCATCTTTCTGGGGTGGAGGTCAACTTGCAACACACAAGAGGGATGAGAGTAAAGAGAAGGTAGAAGTGCTGGTGGAAGAAAGGTTTCAAAGCTCAGTTACAATTGTAGTGAGGTCAGTatggggccagagagagagaggaagagggcattttggcggcaacacctctcgatgactCCACTTGCCgttgacaagtgacgtcatcgagaggcttTGCCCCCGAATTTCAGCGGTGAggcctcttgatgacatcacttgcTGTTGACAAGCGAGGTCATCGAAAGATGTCGCTCATTAATTTCGGTGGCGTCGACTCTCGATGCCgtcacttgtcgatggcaagagacgtcatcgagaggcgtccctgctGAAATTCGGGagtgacgcctctcaatgacgtcgctTGTCAACGGCAAGTGGagtcatcgagaggtgttgccgccaaaatgctgccaaaattcggcggcatttcggcgggtgctccaccagcacagtggtccttcgtctggcgtcCACCAGacaaaaggttggggatcactaAGTTAGTCTCTTGGTTTGTGCTCATGTATTTGTTTCTATTTGGTCTTTCTATGCCTCTTGTCCACTTGTCCACTTTCAGTAAGCTTCTCTCCCAACCAGCCCCTTTCAGCCTCTCTCAATGACTTTGTCTGAAAAACACAGACTGGAATAAGAGCGACATAAAATTACATCATCTGAAGAGAAGCACCTTCAATGGGTATTTCTGTTCAGGAGAACATAGGAATTACTCAGCCGGAGCACTCCACTTGTCAACTTCATCTGTCTCTTGTCTCCAGTACTGAGGCGTAACAGCTGCTACAGAATAAAGTAGAAGACCACCGAATTGGGCCTTTctgggaaagtttcttccaaatCCACCTAAGTGAAAAATGGCTAAGGGACTTTCTAAAGTTACTGAAAAGATTTCAGTGCCCTAAATCTATTTCCAATTAATAGGAAATATGTTTCCCCAATTGTAAATGTTGTTCTTAAAGTTCCTCCTTTAGCTTCAGATCATGAATCCACCAGTGTCTGCAACTCAGTAATGACACAAGATAATTATGGAAGAACACCATGATCTCTGATAAAAATCACAGTGAGAACATGCATGATTCCATCTGAAATGAAAAGAGGAGGTCCTAATTAGTTACCAAACAAACTTGATTGCCTTCATAAATCCTCTTTTTGATGGAGCTGTTTTCCTCAGCGTTGGTGATTATTGGGCTAATCTCAGCCTCAGAGGGTGTGACATGCATGTTGCACTCTTCAGTTGTCTTTCATCTTAAATTTTTTTAGGGCAACTGCATTTCTTGTGTCATTCCAATGACTTTATTGTTGCTCCAATGAGAATGAATGTCAAGGCGATTCTGAGCAGCATCAGTAgcacaagtagggtgaccagacagcaagtgtgaaaaattgggacaagtggtggggagtaataggagattatataagaaaaagatcccaaaatcgggactgttcctataaaatcaggacatctggtcaccctaagcacaaGTGGGTGTCATGAAAGGAATCCAATTTAGTCCTTTCAGTTCATGTTGGTCATGGTTAGGGGTATTGGGCAGTTCATTCTAAATATGCCATTTTTCTCCATTCTCACCACCTCTATTCCTAGCAggtcagatccaatcccctttgtACCCCCCTTTGCCTCCAGTATGTTTCCTGTGGGGACTTTAAGTCTGAAATTCACTCTTTGGCAAGGGGATAGTATGATTTATATGAACAAttggtaccacaggactctttgtccttATAAACAATGTTAGTCCCATTTTAAACCTTCAAACTCGGTCTTAGCAGGGACTTAAGCCCTCACAGATTTTCATAAATACCAAATTAAAAACTACATTTGAATGAATATGAAATAGACCCAAAATATGTGgctttaaatcatgatctgaTTAAGGGAATGACATGAGAGACCTTGGCCTATAGTTTGTGTAAAGTGACTGTGTGACTCATTGCAGAGGTGTCTGATCCCCACAACAATATATTAATATTCTAGGAACACGACCCTTTGCATGTGTGAAACACCAGGGAGTGTTTGTGAGGGGCTTTGAAATCTTGCGTTCTGAGAATGCTGAAGAACTTCCAGCCTTAACATCCTCACTCTGTCTGTTTGATAGGCCTACAGAAAGAGGTACAAGGAGCTTTGCATTTCCCTTTCTTTAGCAAACATTCTTTTACAAAGCTCAAGAGGCAGATACCGAACTAGCGGACATCAATAGAGTTCCCTAGACTTCAGTGATGGTCTGTGCCTTACAGCTGAGGGAAGACATTTAATGCTGCTCGAGTTAGAAGAAATCCTGGCGGGGGTGtattttccactttaaaaatcatTCTGTGTCTGTCTGAAAATCTTTGTGTGGGAGACGGGTCTTGCAGGATGCACTAGGTTGGTCAGACTTCCAGTTAATCCAGTCTCATCCTACAGCTCTCTGATCGTTTGAAGAAGGAATCCTTAACTGTCAGTGCTGTGCTTCTTCCTTTGCTTTATTATCTGAAGTCTCTCACAAAACCCACTTCTCTTGGCTGCTCATGGGTGGAGATGCAGTACCTGATGTTTCCCATTGGTTTCCCTATTCGTTGGCTTTGAGCATAGGTGATGGGTTGCATAGGCAGGTGGGAGGCGTTGCCTTCCCAAACAATCAAGCatgaccccactcccttccctgacATTCCCTTCATCCAGTCGTGGCTCCAGTCCTCCCAGatccaagtccagccccctagtGCTCTAGGGCAGGGGCCACTCACCACCCGCCTTCctgcactctggggctggggccacttGCCACCCACCTTACCCTCCTCTGCTGAGGAGGTTGGGGCTGCCCATTGCTCTCCCTACCAGCACTCCATTGGGGCTGAGGGGGCTAGCTGCAGGACTGGGTTGGTGTCTgcactggggggaagaggggtggctCTCAGCTTGGAGGGGGTGGGAGATTAGCTCCAgcagggccttgggtggaagTGGTGGGGCCTCTGGTGGAAATGGTGCGGTAGAGGCTAACCTCTCCCAGCTGGAGGTTTAAACACCACCCATAGCTTTGAGAACTAGGGGGTAGAGGTGCCAAATATGCACAAAGAGAGACACTTGCAACAAGATTTCTCTAACCTCGACTAGATAAAGTGTGTTCCTTCAATCTGAAGTTGATGGAACTGTTCCCTTTTACACTGGTTCAGTAGCTACCCTTCAAAAAATAtagagagctggaagggaccccaaaggatcattgagtccagccccctgccttcacaagCAGAATCAAGtgctgattttaccccagatttctaagtggccccctcaagggggGAACTAACAatgctggatttagcaggccaatgctcaaaccactgagctatccctccccatcccttaaactttaaaatatatataaaaagaaaatgcaaagttCCATGGAACAAAAATCAAAGAGCCCCAATTTCAAAGGCTGGGAAACACAGACTGAGCACTGGAATGATATTTGTGACCTtgacatgcatttttaaagtgaatctAATCTTCAGTGTTGGAAGATCTAATCTCAgtaaaaagtgctttgaaatgcttAGATCAGAGGAAGCCTCAGACAATCCACCCTGAAAGTTACAATTATAGCTTTTGCTACAGAGGTAAATCGAGGCACATTCAGGTGAAGGTCAGACTGGGAGCTATTGGCAGAGTCAAAAATAAACCCCAACTTAATATTTACAAGGTTACTACGCCTTTGGAAAATTGATAGACTTGTAATTCCTTTGGAGAAGTATTATCCTCAAGTATAAAAAAGCCACCGTTCAAGTGGATCACAATATTAGCCAGGTTTTTATTCCTGACGCTGAGATCCAAGgatgcaaacattttttaatcagACATGTTACTAACCTTGTCTTGTAACATGCTATAACAGGGATCAACCTAGAGCTCAGCCTGTGGCAGGATGCGTCAGAAATACTGGGTTGTATTTCTGTTTCTGCAACTGACCCCTGTGTCTGACCGTCACCTCAATGTATCTCTTTCTGTAGGCCTATCAAACAGACAGAGTGAGGATGTTAAGGCTGGAAGTTCTTCAGCATTCTCAGAACTCAAGATTTCAAAGCCCCTCACAAACACTCATTGGTGTTTCACACATGCAAAGGGTTGTGTTCCTAGAATATCAATATATTGTTGTGGGCATTAGACACCTCTGTAATGAGTCACACAGTCACTTTACACAAAATATAGGCCAAGGTCTTTCATGTCATTCCCTTAATCAGGTCATGATTTAAAGCCACACATTTTGGGTCTATTTCATATTCATTCAAATGTAGTTTTGAATTTGGTATTTATTAAAATCTGTGAGGGCTTAAGCCTCTGCTAAGACCGAGTTTGAAAGTTTAAAATGGGACTAAACATTGTTCAGagggagagtcctgtggcacctgttgTTCATAGGCATTGTACTATCCCCCTGGCAAAGAGTGAATTTCGGACTTAGAGTCCTGACAGAAAATATACTGGAGGCAATTGAATGATTCCCATTGATtcaaaggggattggatctgaccTGCTAGGAACAGAGGTGGTGAGAATggagaaaaatgaaacatttagaatgAACTGCCCAATGCCCCTAACCATGACCAGCATGAATTGAAAGGACCAAACTGGATTCCTTTGATGACACCCACTTGTGCTACTGATGCCGCTCAGAATCACCTTGACCTTCATTCTCATTGGAGCAACAATAAAGTCATTGGAATGAAAAAAGAAATGCAGTTGGCCTAAAAAATTTTAAGATGAAAGACAACTGAAGAGTGCAACACGCATGTCACACCCTCTGAGGCTGAGATTAGCCCAATAATCACCAACGCTGAGGAAAACAGCTCCATCAAAAAGAGGATTTATGAAGGCAATCAAGTTTGTTTGGTAACTAATTAGGACCTCCTCCACAAACACCATCACAGATCGTACAAGCAGTCCTAGGAACTGTATAAAAGTGCTCACCACACAGCACTCTTCTAAACACTTCTCTGGACTTCATCTCCTTGGTGAACTGGGTAAGTCCAATTCCACTCAATCTCTTTCTAACCCCAGAAATATCACAGTAGGGCCTCTTTTCAATTAAGATGGAATCTTGCATGTTCTCGCTGTGATTTTTATCAGGGATCACGGAGTTCTTCCATAACTATCTTGTGTCATTAGTAAGTTGCAGACGCTGGTGGATTCATGAGCTTAAGCTAAAGGAGAGACTTGAAGAACAATTGGAAAACATATTACCTATTAACTGGAAATAGATTTAGGGCACTGAAATCTATTCAGTAACTTTAGAAAGTCCCTTAACCTTTTTTCACTTAGGTGGATTTGGAAGAAACTTTCCTAGGTTAGTCCAGAAAGGTCCAATTCAGTAGTCTTCTACTTTATTCTGTAGCAGCTGTTACTCCTCAGTACTGGAGACAAGAGACAGATGAAGTTGACAAGTGGAGTGCTCCGGTTGAGTAATTCCTATGTTCTCCTGAACAGAAATACCCATTGAAGCTGCTTCTCCTGAGATGATGTAATTTCATGTCTCTCTTATTCCAGTCTGTGTTTTACAGACAAAGTCATTGAGAGGGGCTCAAAGGGACCGGTTGGGAGGGACGCTTACTGCAAGTGGACAAATGGACAAGAGAGGTAGAAAGACCAAATAGGAACAAATACAAAGAGACTAACtccactcctcctctctctctcggaCCCCATGCTGACCTCACTACCATTGTAACCGAGCTTTGAATCCTTTCTTCCACCAGCACTTCTACCTTCTCTTTACTCTCATCCCTCTTGTGTGTTGCAGGTTTACCTCCACCCCAGAAAGATGACTGTCTCCAGCCTGTGGTATCCAGAATGCGGGGTGGCCCGGCCTAGTCCAGTTACTGGCAGCTCCAACGAGCCGTGCGttaggcagtgccctgactctGAAGTGGTGATCAGACCCTCACCTGTTGTTGTGACCATCCCCGGACCAATTCTCAGCAATTTCCCTCAGCAGAGTGAAGTAGCAGCCGTAGGAGCACCTGTGGTGGGAGCCGGTTTGGGGGGCTCATTTGGTTGGGGGGGATTGCGTGGCCATGGAGGCCTTTACGGAGGGTTGTATGGTTTAGGGAGGTTAGGTGGTTATAGTGACCATTATGGTTATGGGGGATTATTGGGCCATGGGGGATACTGTGGTTACCCAGGTCTTTACGGTTATGGGGGATTATTGGGTTATGGGGGACACTGCGGTTACCCGGGCCTTTATGGTTCCGGGGGATTATGGGGGTATGGGGGATATGGCCGTAGGTCTCTTGGTGGATATTGTGGGCCATGTTAAACCCAGCAGGAACACCCATAAGAAGAaggaagaaccaggaaatgaacagCAAGATACAGATTCACCCCTGAGCCTATGGgcatggctttcagaagtgctgggcaaacagggctCCAGCTGAACCCAGTGGGAgctctgtgtgctcagcaccttggccTGACAGCCgtgctgcatttctaatgttaCGCTTTAGGACTCTTTCTGCCAAGGCTTTCCCACCCGCGTGCTGATTCTCTCTTTCACATGTGGACTCATTCTGAATTACACGCAGGCTGTTTACACTGACCCCGCAGGGTGAAGGAACAGCAGCCTTCAAATAGGCAGCGTTTATGTTTAGTATCACTTTAAGTCCCTTTTAGGCACCACATTTTCTACCTTTCCATCAGTATGTACCTTTAGTGCCTCACCTTGATCTTTGCTCTGGCCAGATGTCTAATGGAAAGGCTGCATAGTCTATTTTGCTTCGTCTCATTTCCCACCAACTGGAATAAGACAAAGATCTTATAATGGTTACAAAGGGGACTTCTTTCTCAATCTCTGCAGCTGCAACAAAGCAAACAGATCATCGTGTTTGAAATGAGCCCCACTGAGGCATGTGATGGGTCACAACTCTTCTTGAAACACTGGAAATATATGCTTTCTGCTCTGTATTATTTCTTTCTGTAACTGTGTACTGCtaatttcatttgcattaaaaACTCTGTTGCATCATAATATCAGTCTTCTGGTTCTCCTTGTTCCTCCCTCCTTGCTTAAAAATCGTGTTGGATGAAATTCCTCCTTGTGCTGCTGGCACTTCTGCAGTTGTAATTTTCAAAGCCCTGGTAGATAGAGTCTTTTCCTGCAAAGACTTAGTGACACATTTTCTCTTCATTTACGTTCCCTTTAGTTTCAAGAAGATCAATCATATGGTTTGTGTTAAGAGTCTCTGAGAGTCTTTGCAGGTTTTcataaggaaaagaaaagtggccACAAGATCACATACTTCACTGTAGGCCAACGGTAACAGACTCTTCCTAATAGTGGAAGGGCTACGAGGACCCATCCCCAATGTggtcccactcctgcccctcctattccccaaagccccgcccccctggccaAACCAAAGCTGGAGCCAGAACAGGGAGCCCATCACCCCCATCTGCCAGAGTTGGGGGGCTTGAAAGCAGACCCCAGCCTGTAGCCCCGAATCCCGCACCCCATCCATGGCAGATGGTGGGCTCAaggttccccacagctgcctgtgtgCTTCTTACTCTgaccctgctcctgcttctggcCCAGACGAGGGTAGAGCCTCATGGGTAAGAGGAGGGGCGGGGAGTCAGGCCCACATAAAAAGTGGACCTGACCCAGAGTGGTTCCTGGCCCCCCTTCcgcttccccttcccttcctcttcccattcAGTTCCCCCAAACACATGCAACTCTTCAAAAGAACCCAGtttcaaaaataaaagtcaaTGTGTCTGCTTGACACCTCCTTTGCATTAACTTTATGCAGCTGCTGTTAGAAAGTCAAAAGGCAGAAAGAAACGGTCCATATCCATGGAGAGGAGATCACCAGGCTGAATTCTCATTGACACTAAAGCCTTTTGACAGTGCTCTGGCATGGGAAAGAGGCACTCACTCAAGTCATGGTAGATGCAGGTAACATCCACCTTATGGCCCCTGCCTCCTTTGCACTTTACAGTGTGGTGTAATACCCATTGTGTAGTTGAGAATCAGGCCCGGTGGGGTGATAACAGAGGAAACCCATAACCAGGAAGGCATTAGACGAAACCGATCAAGGGTAACATGGCAAACATGAGGAATGTTTACAGAGGTGCTGATGAAATGCAGCTCTCTCATTATTTCACATGGAGTTT
The Gopherus evgoodei ecotype Sinaloan lineage unplaced genomic scaffold, rGopEvg1_v1.p scaffold_95_arrow_ctg1, whole genome shotgun sequence genome window above contains:
- the LOC115644197 gene encoding claw keratin-like; protein product: MTVSSLWYPECGVARPSPVTGSSNEPCVRQCPDSEVVIRPSPVVVTIPGPILSNFPQQSEVAAVGAPVVGAGLGGSFGWGGLRGHGGLYGGLYGLGRLGGYSDHYGYGGLLGHGGYCGYPGLYGYGGLLGYGGHCGYPGLYGSGGLWGYGGYGRRSLGGYCGPC